In Desulfoferula mesophila, the genomic window ATGGCCGCATGCGGGGTGAGCGGGGCCACGGACATCACCGGCTTCGGGCTCATGGGCCACGCCCTGGAGCTGGCCCAGGGCTCGGGGGTGGGGGTGGAGATCGAGGCGGCCCGGGTGCCCTTCATTCCCGAGGCCTATGACATGGCCTCCATGGGCCTGGTGCCCCTGGGCAGCCACGCCAACAAGAACTTCTGCGCCTCAAAGGTAATAACCAGGGGCGAGGCCCAGGAAATCACCCTGGACCTGTTGGCCGACGCCCAGACCTCCGGGGGCATGCTCATGGGCCTGGACCCGGACCAGGTGGAGCGGGCCCTGGCCCTGCTGGCCGAGCGCGGCATCGTCGGCGCGGTGGTGGGGCGGACCGTGGCCGAGAACCCAGGCACCATCACCGTGGTTTTTTAGCTTTTGTCGGCTGAGGTTGGCCAAGCTTTCGCCGCTTGCGAGGCGCCTGTAAATGGCGGTCCAAAAGCGAGACGATTTTAGTGGCGGTTGAAAACCGTGACACATTGATTCAGTTTTCTTCAGGTGTTTTGGTGCGATGGAGGCCATGGTGGCTTCCAGGCCAGGACTCTCTGGAGGAGCGGAAGGGGTGTACACGGACATGGATCAATGGGCCCGGATCAGACTTGAGTTGCGCGATGGCCAGGCGAGCAAGCGCGAGTTAATGCGTAGAGAGGGCATCCATTGGGATACCCTGCAAAAGATTCAGAATTTTCCCGAGCCTCCCGGATACCGGCTCAGCACCCCCCGAGCCAAGCCCAAGCTTGGCCCCTACCTTGAGTTGATCGCCCGGATCATAAAAGAGGACAAAAAGGTTCCCAAGAAGCAAAGGCACACGGCCACGCGCATATATCACCGCATCAAGGAGGCGGGTTATCAGGGCAAGTACACCCAGGTAAAGGAGGCGGTGCGCGCAATCAAGCGCGTGAGCCAGGAGGTGTACATGCCCCTGGTCCATCGTCCCGGCGAGGCGCAGGTGGACTTTGGCTATGCCCTGGCCAAGGTTTCCGGGGAGCTTCGCAAGATAGCGCTTTTTATCATGGCCTTGCCGTACTCCGATGCCTTTTTCGTGGCGGCCTTCGACAAGGAGTGCAGCGAGAGCTACTGGGAAGGGCATGCCAGGGCGTTCGAGTTTTTCGGTGGGGTGCCCCACCGGATCAGTTACGACAATAGCAAGGTCCTGGTTTCCAAGATCATAGGGCCTCATGAGCGCAAGCTGACCGATGGTTTTCTCAAGCTGCAGAGCCATTACCTTTTTCGGGAGCATTTTTGTCGGGTGCGGCGTCCAAACGAGAAGGGCGTGGTGGAAGGGGTGGTCAAGTACGCCCGGCAGAATTTTTTGGTGCCAGTGCCCCAGGTGAAGGACCTGGCCGAGCTCAATGCCATGCTTTTAAGGCAGTGCCGCGA contains:
- the istA gene encoding IS21 family transposase — translated: MDQWARIRLELRDGQASKRELMRREGIHWDTLQKIQNFPEPPGYRLSTPRAKPKLGPYLELIARIIKEDKKVPKKQRHTATRIYHRIKEAGYQGKYTQVKEAVRAIKRVSQEVYMPLVHRPGEAQVDFGYALAKVSGELRKIALFIMALPYSDAFFVAAFDKECSESYWEGHARAFEFFGGVPHRISYDNSKVLVSKIIGPHERKLTDGFLKLQSHYLFREHFCRVRRPNEKGVVEGVVKYARQNFLVPVPQVKDLAELNAMLLRQCRDDMKRRLRGKGGSKAEVLQEDQTAFVPLPPSRFDACRKQPTRANSLSLVRFDDNDYSVPVACAHHEIVAKGYVDRVVLCHHDVVVARHSRSWGKEGVFFDYRHYLPLLERKPGSLDHARPLADLDLSECFEVLRRRLVAGEDMPGQGTRKYIKVLRLLEDHSMARLKRAVEQALYAGAYAPEAIVHLLEPPSSGPAATFLLDGREHLGRVSVAGPDITVYDSLLAQGGALS